One segment of Tenrec ecaudatus isolate mTenEca1 chromosome 1, mTenEca1.hap1, whole genome shotgun sequence DNA contains the following:
- the FAM8A1 gene encoding protein FAM8A1 isoform X1, giving the protein MAEGPEEARGRPPAQDDGGGDHEPAPVLKSLSATAAPRPGAEPQAPGRPPALGLSAAAARESDSEPPRERGKLGEAASATDAALPGPAGCEAAAARDKPAGLSAREYSRQVHEWLWQSYCGYLTWHSGLAAFPVYCSPQPPPATSPAAATAAAPPAAAVPSPQLAYYNPFYFLSAAAAAAAAPDPRAAGSVATPAPVAGLGPRAPHVQGSVRTTPVTRAGPAATFSRTASDVGRQAGREYAIPSLAHRFMAEMVDFFILFFIKATIVLSIMHLSGIKDISKFAMHYIIEEIDEDTSMEDLQKMMVVALIYRLLVCFYEIICIWGAGGATPGKFLLGLRVVTCDTSVLIAPSRVLVIPSSNVSITTSTIRALIKNFSIASFFPAFITLLFFQHNRTAYDIVAGTIVVKRNGIR; this is encoded by the exons ATGGCAGAGGGGCCAGAGGAAGCCCGAGGCCGCCCTCCAGCGCAAGACGATGGCGGAGGGGACCACGAGCCAGCCCCCGTCTTGAAAAGCCTTTCCGCCACCGCCGCTCCACGCCCCGGAGCTGAGCCGCAGGCCCCAGGCAGGCCCCCAGCCCTCGGCCTCTCGGCTGCCGCCGCCCGGGAGTCCGACTCGGAGCCGCCGCGGGAGCGGGGCAAGCTCGGGGAGGCGGCCTCCGCTACGGACGCGGCGCTGCCGGGGCCGGCGGGCTGCGAGGCGGCGGCTGCGCGGGACAAGCCGGCGGGGCTGAGCGCCCGCGAGTACTCCCGGCAGGTTCACGAGTGGCTGTGGCAGTCCTACTGCGGCTACCTCACCTGGCACAGCGGCCTCGCTGCCTTCCCCGTCTACTGCAGCCCCCAGCCGCCCCCAGCCACCTCCCCGGCGGCCGCTACCGCCGCCGCGCCCCCGGCCGCGGCCGTGCCGTCCCCCCAGCTGGCCTATTACAACCCCTTCTACTTCCtgagcgccgccgccgccgccgccgccgcgcctgaCCCGAGGGCTGCGGGCAGTGTCGCCACACCCGCTCCGGTCGCCGGTCTGGGGCCCCGGGCTCCTCACGTGCAAGGGTCTGTCAGGACCACCCCGGTGACTAGAGCAGGTCCCGCCGCCACCTTTTCGAGAACTGCCAGCGACGTCGGGCGGCAGGCAG ggAGAGAGTATGCTATTCCATCCTTGGCCCACAGATTTATGGCAGAGATGGTGGATTTCTTTATTCTCTTCTTTATCAAAGCAACCATTGTCTTAAGCATTATGCACCTCAGTGGGATAAA GGATATCTCTAAGTTTGCTATGCATTATATTatagaagaaatagatgaagACACATCAATGGAAGACTTGCAGAAAATGATGGTTGTGGCTCTTATATACAGATTATTAGTTTGTTTCTATGAG ATCATTTGCATTTGGGGAGCAGGGGGCGCTACCCCTGGGAAGTTCCTGCTGGGTCTTCGAGTGGTAACCTGTGACACATCAGTGCTGATCGCACCCAGCCGGGTGTTAGTGATCCCTTCCTCTAATGTCAGCATTACCAC gtCTACCATACGCGCTTTGATCAAGAACTTTTCTATTGCTTCTTTTTTCCCTGCTTTCATCACACTGCTGTTTTTTCAGCACAATCGAACAGCCTACGACATTGTAGCAGGAACCATTGTGGTAAAAAGAAATGGGATCAGATGA
- the FAM8A1 gene encoding protein FAM8A1 isoform X2, producing the protein MAEGPEEARGRPPAQDDGGGDHEPAPVLKSLSATAAPRPGAEPQAPGRPPALGLSAAAARESDSEPPRERGKLGEAASATDAALPGPAGCEAAAARDKPAGLSAREYSRQVHEWLWQSYCGYLTWHSGLAAFPVYCSPQPPPATSPAAATAAAPPAAAVPSPQLAYYNPFYFLSAAAAAAAAPDPRAAGSVATPAPVAGLGPRAPHVQGSVRTTPVTRAGPAATFSRTASDVGRQAGREYAIPSLAHRFMAEMVDFFILFFIKATIVLSIMHLSGIKDISKFAMHYIIEEIDEDTSMEDLQKMMVVALIYRLLVCFYEIICIWGAGGATPGKFLLGLRVVTCDTSVLIAPSRVLVIPSSNVSITTPLCKGISSGRQMGFGSPLCTSPFIHYGLPYAL; encoded by the exons ATGGCAGAGGGGCCAGAGGAAGCCCGAGGCCGCCCTCCAGCGCAAGACGATGGCGGAGGGGACCACGAGCCAGCCCCCGTCTTGAAAAGCCTTTCCGCCACCGCCGCTCCACGCCCCGGAGCTGAGCCGCAGGCCCCAGGCAGGCCCCCAGCCCTCGGCCTCTCGGCTGCCGCCGCCCGGGAGTCCGACTCGGAGCCGCCGCGGGAGCGGGGCAAGCTCGGGGAGGCGGCCTCCGCTACGGACGCGGCGCTGCCGGGGCCGGCGGGCTGCGAGGCGGCGGCTGCGCGGGACAAGCCGGCGGGGCTGAGCGCCCGCGAGTACTCCCGGCAGGTTCACGAGTGGCTGTGGCAGTCCTACTGCGGCTACCTCACCTGGCACAGCGGCCTCGCTGCCTTCCCCGTCTACTGCAGCCCCCAGCCGCCCCCAGCCACCTCCCCGGCGGCCGCTACCGCCGCCGCGCCCCCGGCCGCGGCCGTGCCGTCCCCCCAGCTGGCCTATTACAACCCCTTCTACTTCCtgagcgccgccgccgccgccgccgccgcgcctgaCCCGAGGGCTGCGGGCAGTGTCGCCACACCCGCTCCGGTCGCCGGTCTGGGGCCCCGGGCTCCTCACGTGCAAGGGTCTGTCAGGACCACCCCGGTGACTAGAGCAGGTCCCGCCGCCACCTTTTCGAGAACTGCCAGCGACGTCGGGCGGCAGGCAG ggAGAGAGTATGCTATTCCATCCTTGGCCCACAGATTTATGGCAGAGATGGTGGATTTCTTTATTCTCTTCTTTATCAAAGCAACCATTGTCTTAAGCATTATGCACCTCAGTGGGATAAA GGATATCTCTAAGTTTGCTATGCATTATATTatagaagaaatagatgaagACACATCAATGGAAGACTTGCAGAAAATGATGGTTGTGGCTCTTATATACAGATTATTAGTTTGTTTCTATGAG ATCATTTGCATTTGGGGAGCAGGGGGCGCTACCCCTGGGAAGTTCCTGCTGGGTCTTCGAGTGGTAACCTGTGACACATCAGTGCTGATCGCACCCAGCCGGGTGTTAGTGATCCCTTCCTCTAATGTCAGCATTACCAC acccctctgcaaggggatctccagtggccgacaaatgggctttgggtctccactctgcacttcccccttcattcactatg gtCTACCATACGCGCTTTGA